From Pandoraea norimbergensis, the proteins below share one genomic window:
- the shc gene encoding squalene--hopene cyclase, producing MATQTLETGIDRSITALLDLQQDNGHWLFELEADSTIPAEYVLLRHHLGEKVDAELEAKIAVYLRRIQGEHGGWPLFHQGKFDMSASVKAYFALKMIGEPIDAPHMVRAREAIISRGGAQNSNVFTRILLALYGVLEWKAVPMMPVEIMLLPKWFPFHLSKVSYWARTVIVPLLVLQAKRPLARNPKGVGIDELFIGSPKDVGPPKRAPHQSRFWFTFFSGVDHVLRALDPYFPKSLRKKSIKRAVEFVEERLNGEDGLGAIYPAMANSVMMYDVLGYPEDHPSRAIARKSVEKLVTPADDETYVQPCLSPVWDTALSAHALLETGDKRAIEQAGKGLEWLIPLQILDVRGDWISRRPNVRPGGWAFQFANPHYPDVDDTAVVAMAMDRYEKLAGKFDNAKVDQADPKSQAMRYAIDRGTEWVIGMQSSNGGWGAFEPENTHLYLNNIPFSDHGALLDPPTVDVSARCLSMLAQLPTSPERKASADLALKYILDDQEPDGSWYGRWGMNFVYGTWSAMCGLQAAGMQPEHPVMARAAKWLLSIQNADGGWGEDGDSYKLEYKGYEAAPSTSSQTAWALLGLMAAGKADDPAVKRGVDYLLNTQNDEGLWDEELYTATGFPRVFYLRYHGYRKFFPLWALARYRNLSVRNDCPVPCGM from the coding sequence ATGGCGACGCAAACGCTCGAGACGGGAATCGATCGCTCGATCACGGCTCTGCTCGATCTGCAACAGGACAACGGCCACTGGCTGTTCGAACTCGAAGCCGATTCGACGATTCCGGCCGAGTACGTGCTGCTGCGCCACCATCTGGGCGAGAAGGTCGACGCCGAACTCGAAGCCAAGATCGCCGTCTATCTGCGCCGTATTCAGGGCGAGCATGGCGGCTGGCCGCTGTTCCATCAGGGCAAGTTCGACATGAGCGCGAGCGTGAAGGCGTACTTCGCGCTCAAGATGATCGGTGAGCCGATCGACGCGCCGCACATGGTGCGTGCGCGCGAGGCCATCATTTCGCGCGGCGGTGCGCAGAATTCGAACGTGTTCACGCGTATTTTGCTGGCGTTGTACGGCGTGCTCGAATGGAAGGCAGTGCCGATGATGCCGGTCGAGATCATGCTGCTGCCGAAGTGGTTCCCGTTCCATCTCTCGAAGGTGTCGTACTGGGCGCGCACGGTGATCGTGCCGCTGCTCGTATTGCAGGCCAAGCGCCCGCTCGCGCGTAACCCCAAGGGGGTGGGCATCGATGAGCTCTTCATCGGCAGCCCCAAGGATGTGGGCCCGCCCAAGCGCGCGCCGCATCAGAGCCGCTTCTGGTTCACGTTCTTCTCGGGCGTCGATCATGTGCTGCGTGCCCTCGATCCGTACTTCCCGAAGTCGCTGCGCAAGAAGTCGATCAAACGCGCGGTCGAGTTTGTGGAAGAGCGCCTGAACGGTGAAGACGGCCTCGGGGCGATTTATCCGGCGATGGCCAACTCGGTCATGATGTACGACGTGCTCGGGTACCCGGAAGACCATCCGAGCCGCGCGATTGCGCGCAAGTCGGTTGAGAAGCTGGTGACGCCGGCCGACGACGAGACGTATGTGCAGCCGTGTCTGTCGCCGGTGTGGGATACGGCGCTCTCGGCGCATGCGCTGCTGGAGACGGGCGACAAGCGCGCCATCGAGCAAGCCGGGAAGGGGCTTGAATGGCTGATTCCGTTGCAGATTCTCGACGTGCGCGGCGACTGGATTTCACGTCGTCCGAACGTGCGTCCGGGCGGCTGGGCATTCCAGTTCGCCAACCCGCATTACCCCGACGTGGACGACACGGCGGTGGTGGCGATGGCGATGGACCGCTACGAAAAGCTCGCGGGCAAGTTCGATAACGCTAAAGTGGATCAGGCGGACCCGAAGTCGCAGGCGATGCGCTACGCGATCGATCGCGGCACGGAATGGGTCATCGGCATGCAGAGCAGCAACGGTGGCTGGGGCGCATTCGAGCCCGAGAACACGCATCTGTATCTGAACAACATTCCGTTCTCCGATCACGGGGCGTTGCTTGACCCGCCAACGGTCGATGTGTCCGCGCGTTGCCTGTCGATGCTGGCGCAGTTGCCGACGTCGCCGGAGCGCAAGGCTTCCGCCGATCTGGCGCTCAAGTACATCCTCGACGATCAGGAACCCGACGGCAGCTGGTACGGCCGCTGGGGCATGAATTTCGTGTACGGCACGTGGTCGGCCATGTGCGGTCTGCAAGCGGCGGGCATGCAACCGGAGCATCCGGTCATGGCGCGCGCGGCGAAGTGGCTGCTCTCGATCCAGAACGCCGACGGCGGCTGGGGTGAGGACGGCGACAGCTACAAGCTCGAATACAAGGGCTATGAGGCGGCACCGAGCACGTCGTCGCAAACGGCCTGGGCACTGCTCGGCCTGATGGCGGCGGGCAAGGCTGACGACCCGGCGGTCAAGCGCGGCGTCGACTATCTGCTGAACACGCAGAACGATGAAGGGCTGTGGG
- the hpnE gene encoding hydroxysqualene dehydroxylase HpnE, with protein sequence MAGKVHVIGAGLAGLAAAVRLATRGVPVVLHEAAPQAGGRCRSYFDRTLNAVIDNGNHLVLSGNTTMREFTRTIGSEHTLTGPGRAEFAFVDLDSDERWTVRLSEGRLPWWIFDKNARVPGTKWSDYLSLAPLLRAGPDATMTDAMNCPPALYKRLIHPLFLAVLNADPAEGSAQMAAAVIRETLAAGGKACHPLIASDGLDVSFVNPALAYLEAKGAQVMMQHRVRALAYSADGSRVESIDFGDGPEMLGADDAVILAVPPNVAASLVPELTTPDEYRAIVNAHFQVPPPPGCPPMIGVVNGVSDWIFAFEDRLSVTISGADHLLDESRESLALRIWEEVAKACQVPSTPMPVWQLVREKRATFAATPAQDKRRPAAKTRWRNLLLAGDWTATGLPATIEGALRSGNRAADLLSPA encoded by the coding sequence ATGGCAGGCAAGGTTCATGTCATCGGCGCCGGCCTCGCAGGCCTGGCCGCCGCGGTAAGACTTGCCACGCGCGGCGTGCCGGTCGTGCTGCACGAAGCCGCACCGCAGGCAGGCGGGCGTTGCCGGTCGTACTTCGATCGCACGCTCAATGCCGTGATCGATAACGGCAACCATCTGGTGCTCTCGGGCAACACGACCATGCGTGAGTTCACCCGCACGATCGGCTCGGAGCACACGCTGACCGGCCCGGGCCGCGCCGAATTCGCTTTCGTCGATCTCGATAGCGACGAGCGCTGGACCGTACGGCTCTCGGAAGGTCGCCTGCCGTGGTGGATTTTCGATAAGAACGCGCGCGTGCCGGGCACGAAGTGGTCGGATTATCTGTCGCTCGCGCCGCTGCTGCGCGCCGGCCCCGACGCGACGATGACCGACGCGATGAATTGTCCGCCGGCGCTGTACAAGCGGCTGATTCATCCGCTGTTCTTAGCCGTACTCAATGCCGATCCGGCGGAAGGTTCGGCGCAGATGGCCGCTGCGGTCATTCGCGAAACGCTCGCGGCGGGCGGCAAAGCCTGCCATCCGTTGATTGCGAGCGATGGGCTCGACGTGTCGTTCGTCAACCCGGCGCTGGCGTATCTGGAAGCGAAGGGCGCGCAGGTCATGATGCAGCACCGCGTGCGTGCGCTGGCCTACTCGGCCGACGGCAGCCGTGTCGAATCGATCGACTTTGGCGACGGCCCGGAAATGCTCGGGGCGGATGATGCCGTGATACTGGCCGTGCCACCGAACGTGGCGGCCTCGCTGGTGCCTGAGCTGACGACGCCGGACGAATACCGCGCCATCGTCAACGCACATTTTCAGGTGCCGCCCCCGCCGGGCTGCCCGCCGATGATCGGTGTGGTGAACGGCGTGAGCGACTGGATTTTCGCGTTCGAAGACCGCTTGTCGGTGACGATCAGCGGCGCCGACCATCTGCTCGATGAATCGCGCGAGTCACTCGCGCTGCGCATCTGGGAAGAGGTCGCGAAGGCGTGTCAGGTGCCGTCCACACCGATGCCGGTGTGGCAACTGGTGCGCGAAAAGCGCGCCACGTTTGCGGCGACGCCGGCGCAGGACAAACGCCGCCCGGCGGCGAAGACGCGCTGGCGCAATCTCTTGCTCGCCGGCGACTGGACGGCCACCGGCCTGCCAGCGACCATCGAGGGCGCGTTGCGAAGCGGCAACCGCGCCGCCGATTTACTGAGCCCGGCCTGA
- the hpnD gene encoding presqualene diphosphate synthase HpnD: MSVAEPIEISPEQSSARVASGSSFYAAMRILPPAQREGMFEIYAFCRAVDDIADDGEDTSASRMARLAVWRRDLADLYEGRPAPSLANLAHVVKQFDLKHDDFLAVIDGMEMDACGPIVAPDLPTLDLYCDRVASAVGRLSVKVFGMPEQEGIDLSYHLGRALQLTNILRDIDEDAAIGRVYLPRETLAEAGIVNATPAMMADARLDRACAPLVAQAHEHYAKARAIMTRHPRRVVIAPAVMAKAYGAILDKLIARGFAAPRERVRVPRWRLILMLLRQMVF, encoded by the coding sequence GTGAGCGTCGCCGAACCGATCGAAATTTCGCCTGAGCAAAGCAGCGCACGTGTGGCGTCCGGCAGCAGCTTTTATGCTGCGATGCGCATTCTGCCGCCCGCACAGCGTGAAGGCATGTTCGAGATTTATGCCTTTTGCCGCGCCGTGGACGACATTGCCGACGACGGCGAAGACACGTCGGCGAGCCGCATGGCGCGTCTGGCGGTCTGGCGCCGCGATCTGGCCGACCTTTACGAAGGCCGTCCCGCGCCCTCGCTCGCCAATCTGGCACACGTGGTCAAGCAATTCGACCTGAAGCACGACGATTTTCTGGCTGTCATCGACGGCATGGAAATGGACGCGTGCGGTCCCATCGTTGCGCCTGATCTGCCGACGCTCGATCTCTATTGCGATCGCGTGGCGAGTGCCGTCGGCCGTCTGTCGGTTAAGGTATTTGGCATGCCCGAGCAGGAAGGTATCGACCTGTCGTACCACCTCGGCCGTGCCCTGCAACTGACGAATATCCTGCGCGATATCGACGAAGACGCCGCCATCGGCCGCGTCTACCTGCCGCGCGAGACGCTGGCAGAAGCCGGTATCGTCAACGCCACGCCTGCGATGATGGCCGACGCCCGGCTCGACCGGGCCTGTGCGCCGCTCGTGGCGCAAGCGCATGAGCATTACGCGAAGGCGCGCGCGATCATGACGCGCCACCCGCGCCGTGTGGTCATCGCCCCGGCGGTGATGGCCAAGGCCTATGGCGCGATTCTCGACAAACTGATTGCACGCGGCTTTGCCGCGCCGCGTGAGCGCGTGCGTGTGCCGCGCTGGCGTTTGATTCTGATGCTGCTGCGGCAGATGGTTTTCTGA
- the hpnC gene encoding squalene synthase HpnC, protein MTSDAKIEHYENFPVASVLLPREMRAPVGVIYNFARTADDIADEGDATNAERHAGLAAYQAELDKIAAGVPTSPDQPLFAALAQVIAEHKLSVQPFSDLLSAFDQDIEVKRYATFADLRDYTRRSADPVGRIMLGLFKLDTPENIACSDDICSALQLINFWQDVEVDWRKARVYLPQDDMARFGVTDADIDAKTLDDRWRALMRYEVDFARRMMLRGAPLANRVPGRFGLELCCVVHGGLRILDMIEAADYDVFRRRPQLGKGDGVRVFLRGLCMKLSGRPPKALATA, encoded by the coding sequence ATGACTTCCGACGCCAAGATCGAGCATTACGAAAACTTCCCCGTAGCCAGTGTCCTGCTGCCGCGCGAAATGCGCGCGCCGGTGGGCGTGATCTACAACTTTGCCCGGACCGCCGACGACATCGCCGACGAGGGTGACGCGACCAACGCCGAGCGTCACGCGGGGCTGGCCGCCTATCAGGCCGAACTCGACAAGATCGCCGCCGGGGTGCCCACGTCGCCCGACCAGCCGCTGTTCGCCGCCCTCGCGCAAGTGATCGCCGAGCACAAGCTCTCGGTGCAGCCGTTCTCCGACCTGCTCTCAGCCTTCGATCAGGATATCGAGGTCAAGCGCTACGCCACCTTTGCCGACCTGCGCGACTACACGCGCCGCTCTGCCGACCCGGTCGGGCGCATCATGCTCGGTCTGTTCAAGCTCGACACGCCCGAGAACATCGCCTGCTCCGACGACATCTGCTCGGCGCTGCAACTGATCAACTTCTGGCAGGACGTCGAAGTCGACTGGCGCAAGGCGCGCGTGTATCTGCCGCAGGACGACATGGCACGCTTCGGTGTCACCGACGCCGATATCGACGCGAAGACGCTCGACGATCGCTGGCGCGCGCTGATGCGCTACGAAGTGGATTTTGCCCGTCGCATGATGCTGCGCGGTGCGCCGCTCGCCAACCGTGTGCCGGGACGCTTCGGACTGGAACTTTGCTGCGTGGTCCATGGCGGCCTGCGCATTCTCGACATGATCGAAGCGGCCGATTACGACGTCTTCCGCCGCCGTCCGCAGTTGGGCAAGGGCGACGGCGTACGCGTGTTCCTGCGCGGCCTGTGCATGAAGCTGAGCGGCCGCCCGCCCAAGGCACTCGCGACGGCCTAA
- a CDS encoding DMT family transporter: MNLPAALQRLASPRRDARGSHGAPTRTNAGLIFAIVIVMWGVNWPVSKALLAHVSPWWSTAFRSTVGMLTLFIICAVTRRLVWPKRGDLPVILSVGLLHMTVFSLLVAISLQYVSAGRSAVLAYTTPLWVMPAARLWLGEALTPRRLVGIAFGLLGIAVMFNPLAFDWHDRNAVFGNALVLASALVWAIAIVHMRAHRWVNGPFELSPWQLLLASVILSTLALLFDGAPRITGVAGFAGLMTYGGIVGGGIAYWLAGVVTRQLPAGVTSLGLLGVPVVGTLASAFLLRESLGLDVWLALALIVGGIALGTVSKPAATPCRTDPAA; encoded by the coding sequence GTGAATCTGCCTGCTGCCCTACAACGTCTTGCGTCGCCACGGCGCGATGCCCGTGGCAGTCACGGCGCGCCCACTCGCACGAACGCCGGCCTGATCTTCGCCATCGTCATCGTCATGTGGGGCGTGAACTGGCCGGTCAGCAAAGCGTTGCTCGCACATGTCTCTCCTTGGTGGAGCACAGCGTTTCGCTCGACCGTCGGCATGCTCACGCTCTTCATCATCTGCGCGGTTACCCGGCGGCTGGTCTGGCCCAAACGTGGCGACCTGCCCGTGATCCTGAGCGTCGGTCTGCTGCACATGACCGTCTTCTCGCTGCTGGTTGCCATCAGCCTGCAATACGTAAGCGCCGGCCGCTCGGCAGTGCTCGCCTACACCACACCGCTGTGGGTCATGCCTGCGGCACGCCTTTGGCTGGGTGAAGCGCTGACGCCGCGCCGACTGGTCGGCATCGCCTTCGGCCTGCTCGGCATCGCGGTCATGTTCAACCCGCTGGCGTTCGATTGGCACGACCGTAATGCCGTCTTCGGCAACGCGCTCGTGCTCGCCTCGGCGCTTGTGTGGGCCATCGCCATCGTCCACATGCGCGCGCATCGCTGGGTCAACGGTCCGTTCGAACTGAGCCCGTGGCAATTGCTGCTCGCAAGCGTGATTCTGAGCACGCTCGCCCTCCTCTTCGATGGCGCACCGCGCATCACCGGCGTGGCCGGATTTGCGGGGCTGATGACGTACGGCGGCATCGTCGGTGGCGGCATTGCCTACTGGCTCGCTGGCGTCGTCACGCGGCAGTTGCCTGCGGGGGTCACGTCACTCGGCCTGCTCGGCGTGCCCGTCGTCGGCACGCTCGCGTCCGCATTCCTCCTGCGCGAATCGCTCGGACTCGATGTCTGGCTGGCCCTCGCGCTCATCGTGGGCGGCATTGCACTGGGCACGGTATCGAAGCCCGCTGCGACGCCATGCCGCACCGACCCCGCCGCCTGA
- a CDS encoding NAD(P)H-dependent flavin oxidoreductase codes for MNEQWLTLAGRRLVPVVQGGMGIGISAHRLAGTVARNNGMGTIASIDLRHHHPDLLAQVEGTRDKAAIEAVNLIALDREVRAAKTLAEGHGLVAVNVMKAVSAHASLVRQACESGADAIVMGAGLPLDLPELTAAHPNVALIPILSDSRGVSLVLRKWMKKGRLPDAIVIEHPGHAGGHLGASRIEDLGDGRFSFDRVLTECREIYASLGIEWARVPLIVAGGIHRHEQVKHWLGQGAAGVQLGTAFAVTEESDAHPAFKEVLATARPEDIAEFTSVAGLPARAVLTPWLKRYLSRETALQAKAKVRQCLEGFDCLQACGLRDGVARIGQFCIDLKLAQAVRGDVARGLFFRGRDPLPFGERIRPVADLMRYLLTGESPAEGVDAADAADVAPVAAA; via the coding sequence ATGAACGAGCAATGGCTGACGCTGGCCGGCCGCCGGCTGGTGCCGGTGGTACAGGGCGGCATGGGAATCGGCATCTCCGCGCACCGGTTGGCGGGTACTGTCGCGCGCAATAACGGCATGGGCACGATTGCGAGCATCGACCTGCGGCACCACCACCCTGACCTGCTGGCTCAGGTCGAAGGTACACGCGACAAGGCGGCCATCGAAGCGGTCAACCTGATCGCACTCGACCGCGAAGTCCGGGCTGCGAAGACACTCGCCGAGGGCCACGGACTGGTCGCCGTGAACGTCATGAAAGCCGTGAGTGCCCACGCGTCGCTCGTGCGTCAGGCGTGCGAGAGCGGCGCTGACGCCATCGTCATGGGCGCCGGTCTGCCGCTCGACCTGCCGGAACTCACGGCCGCGCACCCGAACGTTGCGCTCATCCCGATTCTGTCGGATTCACGTGGCGTGAGTCTAGTGCTGCGCAAGTGGATGAAGAAAGGCCGCCTGCCCGACGCCATCGTCATCGAACATCCCGGGCACGCGGGCGGCCACCTTGGCGCATCGCGCATCGAAGACCTTGGCGACGGGCGTTTCTCGTTCGACCGTGTGCTGACCGAATGCCGCGAGATCTACGCATCGCTTGGCATCGAGTGGGCGCGTGTACCGCTGATCGTCGCAGGCGGCATTCATCGGCACGAACAGGTGAAGCATTGGCTGGGTCAAGGCGCGGCGGGCGTGCAATTGGGAACGGCATTTGCCGTGACCGAAGAATCGGATGCCCATCCGGCCTTCAAGGAAGTGCTGGCCACCGCCCGCCCCGAAGACATTGCGGAGTTCACCAGCGTGGCGGGCCTACCGGCGCGCGCGGTCCTCACGCCGTGGCTCAAGCGCTATCTCTCGCGTGAGACGGCATTACAAGCGAAGGCGAAGGTGCGGCAGTGTCTGGAAGGCTTCGACTGTCTTCAGGCGTGTGGTCTGCGCGACGGCGTGGCCCGTATCGGTCAGTTCTGCATCGATCTGAAGCTGGCGCAGGCCGTGCGCGGCGATGTGGCGCGCGGGCTGTTCTTCCGGGGACGCGATCCGCTGCCGTTTGGCGAGCGCATCCGGCCCGTGGCGGACCTGATGCGCTACTTGCTGACCGGCGAGTCGCCCGCGGAAGGGGTCGATGCCGCCGACGCGGCTGATGTCGCGCCGGTCGCCGCCGCCTGA
- a CDS encoding LysR family transcriptional regulator — protein sequence MDRLKCMEVFVQVVRAGSLSAGAAACAMSAVTASRHVQALEARLGQPLLHRSGRRQVPTALGARYFAECAEVLARVENADAGVAGVSSMSSVTSASSAMQAARRPLGQLRVSAPTTVGAHLLMPLFAEYLRTHPDVALDLDLKDRAVDLEEEGIHAAFQAGGLPEPGLVAHTLRGVTRVACASPAYLARRGVPRQPADLAGHDCLGFRYDDAHGQWLRAEGPRAATGTSALQPLQHDVRLIADNPFAQLQAAVCGMGIALLPEYLLAPEVAAGRLVRVLEAEATVSEPMHLVHLAGRYVSAKLEDFVGYMVARLGPEACAA from the coding sequence ATGGACCGCCTCAAATGCATGGAGGTGTTCGTTCAGGTGGTGCGTGCCGGGAGTCTCAGCGCCGGTGCCGCCGCCTGCGCGATGTCGGCAGTGACCGCATCGCGTCATGTGCAGGCGCTGGAGGCGCGGCTCGGGCAACCACTGCTGCATCGCAGCGGCCGGCGGCAGGTGCCGACAGCGTTGGGCGCGCGTTATTTCGCCGAGTGCGCCGAGGTGCTGGCGCGCGTGGAGAACGCGGACGCCGGGGTGGCGGGTGTTTCGTCGATGTCATCGGTAACGTCGGCTTCGTCGGCGATGCAGGCGGCCCGTCGCCCGCTTGGGCAGCTTCGGGTCAGTGCGCCAACGACCGTCGGCGCGCACCTGCTCATGCCGCTGTTTGCCGAGTATTTGCGCACGCACCCGGATGTGGCGCTCGATCTCGATCTCAAGGACCGCGCCGTCGATCTGGAAGAAGAGGGCATTCACGCCGCATTTCAGGCCGGTGGATTACCGGAGCCGGGACTCGTCGCGCACACCCTGCGCGGCGTGACGCGAGTGGCCTGTGCGTCGCCCGCCTATCTGGCGCGGCGCGGTGTGCCTCGCCAACCGGCCGATCTGGCCGGGCATGATTGTCTGGGCTTTCGCTATGACGATGCGCATGGGCAATGGCTCCGTGCGGAGGGGCCGCGTGCTGCCACTGGCACGTCGGCGTTGCAGCCTTTGCAGCACGATGTCCGGTTGATTGCCGACAACCCGTTTGCGCAGTTGCAAGCGGCGGTATGTGGCATGGGGATCGCGTTGTTGCCGGAGTATCTGCTGGCCCCTGAAGTGGCGGCAGGGCGTCTGGTTCGCGTGCTGGAAGCCGAAGCGACGGTGAGCGAGCCGATGCATCTGGTGCATCTGGCCGGGCGCTACGTGTCGGCAAAACTGGAAGACTTCGTCGGGTATATGGTGGCGCGTCTCGGCCCGGAGGCCTGTGCGGCGTAG
- the cyoD gene encoding cytochrome o ubiquinol oxidase subunit IV yields the protein MTSAHSPTSQTHAASASHGGLRDYVIGFFLSLVLTFASFGAVMLGVVPRGMGLATIVVLCVAQLIVQLVYFLHIGAKRDQRQNSAIFLCTAGLIAIIVAGSLWVMHNANTNMMPTHMSIERAKLRD from the coding sequence ATGACGAGCGCTCATTCACCCACTTCACAAACCCACGCGGCGAGCGCCTCGCACGGCGGCCTGCGCGACTATGTGATCGGCTTCTTCCTGTCGCTGGTGCTGACCTTCGCGTCGTTCGGCGCGGTCATGCTCGGCGTGGTGCCGCGCGGTATGGGGCTCGCCACCATCGTCGTGCTCTGCGTCGCGCAGTTGATCGTGCAACTGGTGTACTTCCTGCACATCGGTGCGAAGCGCGATCAGCGGCAGAACTCGGCTATCTTCCTGTGCACGGCCGGGCTGATTGCCATCATCGTGGCGGGCTCGCTGTGGGTGATGCATAACGCGAACACCAACATGATGCCGACCCACATGTCGATCGAACGGGCCAAGCTGCGCGATTGA
- the cyoC gene encoding cytochrome o ubiquinol oxidase subunit III — protein MSGATLNPTHGHGAHAGAHLHDTAHGHHDAGVNTTLGFWIYLMSDCLIFCVLFATFGVLAQNTAGGPVGRELFELPFVLGETMLLLLSSFTFGLASLSIRPGNEANVKRWLWLTFALGAAFVAMEVYEFSALIHEGAGPGRSAFLSAFFTLVGTHGLHVTCGLLWLVVMIDQIRRFGFDDVVRRRLQCLSLFWHFLDLVWICVFTFVYLREFV, from the coding sequence ATGTCCGGCGCAACCCTCAACCCCACACACGGGCACGGCGCGCACGCCGGGGCCCATCTCCACGACACCGCGCACGGGCACCACGATGCGGGCGTGAACACCACGCTCGGCTTCTGGATCTACCTGATGAGCGACTGCCTCATCTTCTGCGTGCTGTTTGCCACCTTCGGTGTGCTCGCGCAGAACACGGCAGGCGGCCCGGTCGGGCGCGAGTTGTTCGAGCTGCCGTTCGTGCTTGGCGAAACGATGCTGCTGTTGCTCTCGAGCTTCACGTTCGGGCTGGCATCGCTGTCGATTCGCCCGGGCAACGAAGCCAACGTGAAGCGCTGGCTGTGGCTGACCTTCGCGCTGGGCGCCGCCTTCGTCGCGATGGAAGTGTATGAGTTCTCGGCACTGATTCACGAAGGTGCCGGGCCGGGGCGCAGTGCGTTCCTGTCGGCCTTCTTCACGCTCGTGGGCACGCACGGACTGCACGTGACGTGCGGCTTGCTGTGGCTCGTGGTGATGATCGACCAGATTCGCCGCTTCGGTTTCGACGATGTGGTACGCCGCCGCCTGCAATGCCTGAGCTTGTTCTGGCACTTTTTGGATCTGGTCTGGATCTGCGTGTTTACCTTCGTCTATCTGCGGGAGTTCGTATGA